DNA from Candidatus Methylomirabilota bacterium:
AGAAGTATACTGCAATTAGAGCCTGGGCTTTAGACCTGGTTACTGGAGGTGAATGCTTCCCGTGCTGGGATCATAGGCGTAGAGGTCGGGGTCGATCTCCTGATACTGGACAATGGGTAGATCGGATAGGCTCGCAGGAAAGCGTCTCTGTTCGATGTAATACTGCTGAATCGCTGTCTTCAGCGCGTGCATGTCGGCCTTGGCTCTCACTCTTTTTGCCCGTTCGCCCGCTTGGATGACCTCGTTTCCGTATTGCTGAATGGGGTTTTGGCTCTCACTGCATCCGACTGCGACGAGCAACATTATACCCGCGACGGTTGCCGGCCAGATTTGTTTTCTGAGCATTTTCCTCCTCCTGGAGTACCGTTCTAGCGCAAGCAGAGGTGCAAGCGGCGTGCCGTGTTTGGCCGGCCCCCACCCCCCGTCCCCGCGCTACAGGAGGAAAATGGAGGGGTGCAGTGGGGCTTGCTCATTCGTCCAGAAAAGGCTACCATGGGCCCCCTCAGCCAGAAATGAGCTTCTTTAGGATAGGAGGCAACAATGCCGAAAGCGATCTGGAATGGGGCGGTCCTGGCCGAAAGCGATAGGTGCGAGGTCGTTGAAGGCAACTACTATTTTCCGCCGGAATCGATTAATCAGCAGTACTTCAAGGAAAGCGACAAACACACGACTTGCCCATGGAAAGGCATGGCGAATTACTACGACATCGTGGTGGAGGGTCAGGTCAATAAGGATGCTGCTTGGTATTACCCCGCCACCAAGGAGGCTGCCCAGAATATCAAAGGCTACACTGCCTTCTGGAAAGGCGTGAAAGTCGAAGCGTGAAGGTGGTGTCAATTGCGAATCGAGGATGCGACGGCCTGCTGTACGTCTGATCCTATAGGAGAAAGTCAACAGATGACGTCACTTTCCACGGGCTGTGTGAGGCGTATTCGGGTCGCCATCGGGCTGCTGACTCTGGGCCTTCTCCACGTGACGGCGGTTTGGGCGCAAGAGGTGGTCGTCGTTGACTTCGTCCAAGTAAAAGACACGGTCCCACAGGGATGGGAACTGCACGAGCATGAGGGAAAAGCAGACTTGGCCCTCGTGCCTGACGGGGTCAGCCAGGTGCTCAAGCTCCGGAGTAGGTTGTCCTCCTTTTCTCTGAACAAAGAGCTGGGAATAGACCTCACCAAGACCCCCTACTTGGAGTGGCAGTGGAAGGTCACCGAGCTCCCCAAAGGGGGGGATTTCCGCAAGAGCGCCACCGACGATCAGGCGGCTCAGCTCTATGTGGTCTTTTATTGGGGGGTTTTCAAGAAGCAGGCCATTGCCTACATCTGGGACAGTACCGCTCCTGTAGGGACCACGGCAAAGGTTTCTCCCCCGGTTCCACTCGTGACCATCTATGCGGTGGTGGTCCGATCCGGGGATAAGAAGCTGGGGAAGTGGGTCACCGAGACGCGGAACGTGGTGGAGGATTACAAAAAGCTCTTTGGGAGCAAGGTGAAAGAGGTCCAGGCCATCAGGATCCAAATCAACAGCCAGCACACCAAATCGGAGGCCGAGTCGTACTGGAGGTTTGTACGCTTCAAGGCACACCCCTAACGGTTCCCTTCCCGCCTGCTATTCCGTCCCTCATTCTCGGACAAACTGGTACAAATTTTGCTTCTTCCTCAAACTCGAGGGCCACCGAGATAGGGTGAAAGGCACAGTGGTGATGCCGAGAGAGGGGGACATGTCCGCGATCCATCCGTTCAGCTCGTACCGGCCTCGTTTCTTCCTGGTATTTTCTCTCATCATCTCGACTATTCTCCTTTCTGCATGCGTCGGGAAAACGCGGCAACAGAGACTGGCCCCTGGCGAAGGAATGGCAGGGGAGCACACTGCCGCTCTGGAAAAGGAGAACGCCAAGCTCAACCTCGCTGTTCTGGAAAAAGAAACCCAAATCAAGGAACTGGAGAAAAAATACGACGAGGCCGTTCAAGAGGTGGTCCGGACCAAGGCAAAACTGCACAGCCTGGAAAGCAAGGCAGAGGCAGCCTCCACCATGGCAGAAGCCGAGATTGCCGTGAAAGCCCTGAAGGCGAGGGCGGCCGGGCAAAAGGACAACCCAGAAGTCATCCAGGCCAAGCATCTGTTGGAAATGAGCGCCCGTGAATTGAAGAAGCATAACTACGGCGGCGCCCTGTACCTCGCCAGCCAGGCGAAGAGTCTTGTGCATATTGGCCAGAAGCGGTTGATGAGCCGAGAGAAGATAGCGATCGTTTCGGGCGAGGTCCTCTTTGCCTTGCCGCTCCCCCTGGAGGTGTTGGCGAAAAGCAACGTGAGACAAGGGCCAGGTCTCGATTTCGACGTGCTGTTCACGCTAGAGAAAGGCACCCCGCTCGTCGGCCATTCATATAAAGACGACTGGGTTCGGGTTAAAGATGAGGATGGCCGCGGCGGCTGGGTCTATCAGACTCTGGTGGGCGGGCGGTAGCAGGGCGGTCAAGAGTGCTTTAGCTTAACGGACGGATTTCGCCCGCTGCTTCGTTTTCTCTTCTCGTCTGGTGCTCGCACGAACCACCCGGTTGCGCCCGCGGCGCTTCGCCTGGTAAAGGGCGGCATCGGCGCTGGCGATAATGGATTCGGGGGCATCGCCGTGCTCTCGAAATCCGGCGACGCCGATGCTGACGGTGATCTGTTTGCTCCCGTTGCCAAATGTCTCCATGGCCACGCGAGTGCGAATACGTTCAGCAGACTCCAAGCCTCCAGTTAATGCGGTTTCTGGAAGCATGACCAGGAACTCCTCGCCCCCATAGCGCGCCACATAATCAACGCTGCGGATCGATTCCCTGAAGATGGACGCGATCTTGGAAAGCAGCTCGTCTCCGGCGAGGTGGCCGAAGCTGTCGTTATACTTCTTGAAGTGATCAATATCGATCATGAGTACCGAAAAGGGACGTTCGTGCCGGCGGGCTCGGGCCACCTCATTGGCGAGGGTTTCCATTAAATGTTTTCGGTTATAGAGCCCGGTCAGGCTGTCGGTGACGGAGAGCTGTGCCAGCTCCCTGTTTCTCTCGCTCAGCGTGTTGTTGATGGCGGCCAAATCGTCCCGCCCTTGGTGCAGGCGGGCCACCATATCGTTGAAGACCTCGGTCATGTAACCCACCTCGCCGCCGCTCAAGACGGGAAGATCCACTTGCAGGTCACCGGCAGCCACCTTGGCCGCGCCTTTGGTCAGGCGATCCAGGGGACGAACGATGGTGAGGCCGAGGATATAGGCGGTCAGGCCGATGCCCAGCAGTAGCCCTGACACCATCAGCAGGGTCAGATTCCGAAGCCGGACAACCTGAGCGTATGCTTCCTCCCCTCGTATCTCTGCTACAACCGCCCATTCCAATTGGGGCACACGCTTGAGGGTTCCCACGACCTCTTTCCCCTGGTGGTCCGTGTATTCGAGTGAGGCCGCCTCTTTTTTAAACAGCGCCTGGGTGGTCCGAGGCGCCAGTTTTGATTTCATGAATGGCGAGGGGATCAGCCGAGAACTGATGACCAGGGTCCCATCCTGGGCGATCACATACACGTGTCCTGATCTTCCAAGAGAGAAGCTTTTCAGGAACTTATGAATTGTTTGAAAATTTAGTCTTGCCGTCAGTACCCCCAAGAAGCGACCGTTTGCGGCCTTGATAGGTACGGCGATCATCATTCCCACTTTTTTCAAGGCCTCGTCCCAATGCGCCTCACCCAGGATGATATCATCTTTTCTTGCGAGGTTCAGCCAGCCGGGTGGGAGGGTTACAGGGCCAGGCCGGCGAGCGGTGGTGGCCACGACTTGGGCCTTCTGGTTGATAACCAGGAGTTCTTCGTAGTCGACAAATTTCGCCCGGACCGATTTGAGGTAGTCCTTTAGGCGTCGGAGTGCCTTGCCTTCCTTACCTGTGGCACCGTGGTCCCGAAGGATTTTCTCCAGGTTCTCTGAAACCTCGTAGGAGCTCGAGAAGACGCGCACGTCGTAGAAACGCTCCTTGAGCCATAAGTCAATCTCCCGTGCAGTATGGGAGGTAACATTTCGCAGTTCCTCCGTGATCTTTTCCGTCAGGGACCGCTTGTTCTGCACGTACGATAGCCAGCCCATGGTCAGGGATGGGATGAGGGTGGCCAGCAGAGCGAAGACCAAGATCTTGCTCTTGATGCTGTGCAAGCGGAAGGTATCGAGGAAGGTCGAAATGGTTTCTTCCCAGGAACCCAAAAGGCCCCTCCTTTTCGAAGGGTGCACCTTGCAAAAACTG
Protein-coding regions in this window:
- a CDS encoding SH3 domain-containing protein, encoding MKGTVVMPREGDMSAIHPFSSYRPRFFLVFSLIISTILLSACVGKTRQQRLAPGEGMAGEHTAALEKENAKLNLAVLEKETQIKELEKKYDEAVQEVVRTKAKLHSLESKAEAASTMAEAEIAVKALKARAAGQKDNPEVIQAKHLLEMSARELKKHNYGGALYLASQAKSLVHIGQKRLMSREKIAIVSGEVLFALPLPLEVLAKSNVRQGPGLDFDVLFTLEKGTPLVGHSYKDDWVRVKDEDGRGGWVYQTLVGGR
- a CDS encoding DUF3047 domain-containing protein codes for the protein MRRIRVAIGLLTLGLLHVTAVWAQEVVVVDFVQVKDTVPQGWELHEHEGKADLALVPDGVSQVLKLRSRLSSFSLNKELGIDLTKTPYLEWQWKVTELPKGGDFRKSATDDQAAQLYVVFYWGVFKKQAIAYIWDSTAPVGTTAKVSPPVPLVTIYAVVVRSGDKKLGKWVTETRNVVEDYKKLFGSKVKEVQAIRIQINSQHTKSEAESYWRFVRFKAHP
- a CDS encoding DUF427 domain-containing protein, whose translation is MPKAIWNGAVLAESDRCEVVEGNYYFPPESINQQYFKESDKHTTCPWKGMANYYDIVVEGQVNKDAAWYYPATKEAAQNIKGYTAFWKGVKVEA
- a CDS encoding diguanylate cyclase, with protein sequence MGSWEETISTFLDTFRLHSIKSKILVFALLATLIPSLTMGWLSYVQNKRSLTEKITEELRNVTSHTAREIDLWLKERFYDVRVFSSSYEVSENLEKILRDHGATGKEGKALRRLKDYLKSVRAKFVDYEELLVINQKAQVVATTARRPGPVTLPPGWLNLARKDDIILGEAHWDEALKKVGMMIAVPIKAANGRFLGVLTARLNFQTIHKFLKSFSLGRSGHVYVIAQDGTLVISSRLIPSPFMKSKLAPRTTQALFKKEAASLEYTDHQGKEVVGTLKRVPQLEWAVVAEIRGEEAYAQVVRLRNLTLLMVSGLLLGIGLTAYILGLTIVRPLDRLTKGAAKVAAGDLQVDLPVLSGGEVGYMTEVFNDMVARLHQGRDDLAAINNTLSERNRELAQLSVTDSLTGLYNRKHLMETLANEVARARRHERPFSVLMIDIDHFKKYNDSFGHLAGDELLSKIASIFRESIRSVDYVARYGGEEFLVMLPETALTGGLESAERIRTRVAMETFGNGSKQITVSIGVAGFREHGDAPESIIASADAALYQAKRRGRNRVVRASTRREEKTKQRAKSVR
- a CDS encoding type II secretion system protein GspG, whose amino-acid sequence is MLRKQIWPATVAGIMLLVAVGCSESQNPIQQYGNEVIQAGERAKRVRAKADMHALKTAIQQYYIEQRRFPASLSDLPIVQYQEIDPDLYAYDPSTGSIHLQ